One segment of Polaribacter huanghezhanensis DNA contains the following:
- a CDS encoding exo-beta-N-acetylmuramidase NamZ family protein encodes MIPLVRFKSTYLILFLGICFPLTSCAQESTKIKVAAEQTELYLNLLKGKNIAVVANQTSVIEKKEKRKEKREFVHLVDSLLSLNMKVKKVFAPEHGFRGKADAGELLKDGVDTKTGLPIISLYGKNKKPSAEQLKGIDLIVFDIQDVGVRFYTYISSLHYVMEAAAEAGIPLIIFDRPNPNGHYIDGPLLEMEHKSFVGMHPVPVVYGMTIGEYGQMINGEKWLKNGIQCDLTVIPLKNYTHKSTYSLPIKPSPNLPNDKAINLYPSLCFFEGTSVSAGRGTNMQFQIYGSPYLEITTFHFTPQSNEGAKYPKHRNKKCYGEDLRETKRLSQLNLSWLLKANKQTHTAGSFFNSFFEKLAGTEKLQNQIMQGLSEQEIRESWQKGLSGFKKIRSNYLIYE; translated from the coding sequence ATGATTCCATTAGTTCGTTTCAAAAGTACATATTTAATCTTATTTTTAGGCATTTGTTTTCCCTTGACTTCTTGCGCTCAAGAATCAACAAAAATTAAAGTTGCCGCTGAGCAAACAGAATTGTACTTAAATTTATTAAAAGGAAAAAATATTGCCGTTGTTGCAAATCAAACATCCGTTATTGAGAAAAAAGAAAAAAGAAAAGAGAAAAGAGAGTTTGTACATCTAGTAGACAGTTTACTTTCATTAAATATGAAGGTGAAAAAAGTGTTTGCTCCAGAACATGGTTTTAGAGGAAAAGCAGATGCTGGCGAACTTCTAAAAGACGGAGTTGACACTAAAACGGGCTTGCCTATTATTTCTTTGTACGGAAAAAATAAAAAACCTTCTGCAGAACAATTAAAAGGAATCGATCTGATTGTTTTTGATATACAAGATGTTGGCGTGCGATTTTATACTTATATTTCTTCGCTACACTATGTGATGGAAGCTGCTGCAGAAGCGGGAATTCCGCTGATAATTTTTGACAGACCAAATCCGAATGGACATTATATTGATGGTCCCCTTTTAGAAATGGAGCATAAAAGTTTTGTTGGTATGCATCCTGTTCCGGTTGTTTACGGAATGACGATTGGAGAATATGGACAAATGATTAATGGAGAAAAATGGCTAAAAAATGGAATTCAATGTGATTTAACTGTTATTCCCTTGAAAAATTACACCCACAAATCTACCTACAGTTTACCAATAAAACCTTCGCCAAATTTACCAAATGACAAAGCTATAAACTTGTATCCAAGTTTATGTTTTTTTGAAGGAACTTCTGTTTCAGCTGGACGTGGAACAAACATGCAGTTTCAAATTTATGGTTCACCTTATTTAGAGATAACAACATTTCATTTTACACCTCAATCTAACGAAGGAGCAAAATACCCAAAACATAGAAACAAAAAGTGCTATGGTGAAGATTTAAGAGAGACAAAAAGATTAAGCCAACTTAATTTAAGCTGGTTGCTAAAAGCCAATAAGCAAACTCACACAGCTGGAAGTTTTTTTAATTCGTTTTTCGAAAAACTTGCAGGAACAGAAAAGCTGCAAAACCAAATTATGCAAGGTTTATCTGAACAAGAAATTAGAGAATCTTGGCAAAAAGGATTGTCAGGTTTTAAAAAAATAAGATCTAATTATTTAATCTATGAATAG
- a CDS encoding pyridoxal-phosphate dependent enzyme, with product MKYAKNILETIGNTPLVQLNSVTKEVDALVLAKVETFNPGNSVKDRMALKMIEDAEADGRLQPGGTIIEGTSGNTGMGLALAAIIKGYKCIFVISDKQSKEKMDILRAVGAEVVVCPTNVDPDDPRSYYSVSKRLGAETPNSWYVNQYDNPSNALAHYEQTAPEIWEQTDGKITHFVVGVGTGGTISGIGKYLKEKNPNIKIWGIDTYGSVFKKYHETGIFDENEIYPYITEGIGEDILPKNVDFSIIDGFTKVTDKDGAIYTRRIAKEEGIFVGNSAGSAIKGLLQLKEHFTKDDVVVVLFHDHGSRYVGKMFNDEWMRERGFLEEKITTAADLIKNHVNEPLVSVKTEELISHAIERMKEYKISQIPVEDINGFVGSLDETDLLRSYLKDTNVADKPIKEVMGAKYPVVKTSASIVEVSKLITKENQAVLVDLENGKFSIITKHDIINAI from the coding sequence ATGAAATACGCAAAAAACATATTAGAAACCATTGGTAATACACCTTTAGTTCAATTAAATTCAGTAACAAAAGAAGTGGACGCTTTGGTGTTGGCTAAAGTAGAAACCTTTAATCCAGGAAACTCTGTAAAAGACAGAATGGCATTAAAAATGATTGAAGATGCAGAAGCAGACGGAAGATTGCAACCTGGCGGAACAATCATTGAAGGAACTTCTGGAAATACAGGAATGGGATTGGCTTTGGCTGCCATTATAAAAGGATACAAATGTATTTTTGTGATTTCTGATAAACAATCAAAAGAAAAAATGGATATTTTACGTGCAGTTGGGGCGGAAGTAGTTGTGTGTCCAACCAACGTAGATCCAGATGATCCGCGTTCGTATTATTCAGTTTCTAAACGATTAGGAGCAGAAACGCCAAATTCTTGGTACGTAAATCAATATGATAATCCATCAAATGCACTAGCGCATTACGAGCAAACTGCCCCAGAAATTTGGGAGCAAACAGATGGGAAAATCACACATTTTGTTGTTGGAGTTGGAACAGGAGGAACAATTTCTGGAATCGGAAAATACTTAAAAGAAAAAAACCCAAACATTAAAATTTGGGGAATAGACACCTATGGTTCTGTGTTTAAAAAATACCATGAAACTGGAATTTTTGATGAAAATGAAATTTATCCATACATCACCGAAGGAATTGGAGAAGATATTTTACCTAAAAATGTTGATTTTTCTATCATCGATGGATTTACAAAAGTAACTGATAAAGATGGGGCTATTTACACACGTAGAATTGCCAAAGAAGAAGGTATTTTTGTTGGCAATTCTGCAGGTTCTGCAATCAAAGGATTGTTACAATTAAAAGAGCATTTTACAAAAGATGATGTTGTTGTAGTTTTATTTCATGATCATGGAAGTAGATATGTTGGAAAAATGTTTAACGATGAGTGGATGCGTGAACGTGGATTTTTAGAAGAAAAAATCACAACTGCTGCAGATTTAATTAAGAATCATGTAAATGAACCATTGGTTTCTGTAAAAACGGAAGAATTGATTTCGCATGCAATTGAACGAATGAAAGAATATAAAATTTCTCAAATTCCTGTAGAAGATATAAACGGATTTGTAGGTTCTTTAGATGAAACAGACTTATTAAGAAGTTATTTAAAAGACACAAACGTTGCAGATAAACCAATAAAAGAAGTAATGGGAGCGAAGTATCCTGTGGTAAAAACATCAGCTTCAATTGTTGAAGTTTCTAAATTAATTACAAAAGAAAATCAAGCAGTGTTGGTGGATTTAGAAAATGGAAAGTTTAGTATTATTACAAAGCACGATATCATCAATGCTATATAA
- a CDS encoding sterol desaturase family protein, producing METIIHYFETIPSLHRSLLLVGGITFFWVLEGALPLFKLSYKKWKHAFPNLFFTATTIVINFSLAFLLLKSADWVQINHFGIINWLPEMPLWLYVVLGVVLLDFFGAYLVHFVEHKVKSLWMIHLVHHTDHNVDTTTANRHHPLESMIRFAFTLFGVFVVGAPIAIVMIYQSISLIFTQFTHANIKMNKRVDKILSSIIISPDMHKIHHHHMLPYTDSNYGNIFSLWDRIFGTYLYLEREKIVYGVDTFPNEKTNANLMELLKQPFQGYRKPTNSEEI from the coding sequence TTGGAAACAATCATACATTATTTCGAAACCATTCCGTCTTTACATAGAAGTTTACTACTTGTGGGCGGAATTACTTTTTTTTGGGTTTTAGAAGGCGCATTGCCACTTTTTAAGCTCAGTTATAAAAAATGGAAACACGCTTTTCCGAATTTATTTTTTACAGCAACAACGATTGTAATTAACTTTTCATTGGCTTTTTTATTGCTGAAATCTGCTGATTGGGTGCAAATAAATCATTTTGGAATTATCAATTGGTTACCAGAAATGCCGTTGTGGTTGTATGTTGTTTTAGGTGTTGTATTATTGGACTTTTTTGGAGCCTATTTGGTGCATTTTGTAGAACACAAAGTAAAATCACTTTGGATGATTCATTTGGTGCATCATACAGATCACAACGTAGACACAACAACAGCAAATCGTCATCATCCGTTAGAAAGTATGATTCGTTTTGCATTTACATTATTTGGTGTTTTTGTAGTTGGCGCACCCATTGCAATTGTAATGATTTACCAATCGATATCGTTAATTTTTACGCAGTTTACACATGCAAATATCAAAATGAATAAAAGGGTAGATAAAATATTGAGTTCTATTATTATTTCTCCTGACATGCATAAAATTCATCATCATCATATGTTGCCATATACAGATTCTAATTACGGAAACATCTTTTCTCTTTGGGATCGGATTTTCGGAACGTATTTGTATTTAGAGCGCGAAAAAATTGTGTACGGAGTTGATACTTTTCCGAATGAAAAAACGAATGCAAATTTAATGGAATTATTAAAACAACCTTTTCAAGGATATCGAAAACCGACGAATTCAGAAGAAATTTAA
- the lpdA gene encoding dihydrolipoyl dehydrogenase yields the protein MKYDIIIIGSGPGGYVTAIRASQLGFKVAVVEKENLGGICLNWGCIPTKALLKSAQVYDYLKHVDAYGLKAEAIDKDFEAVIKRSRGVADGMSKGVAFLMKKNKIDIIDGFGKIKTGKKVDVTAEDGKVTEYSADHIIIATGARSRVLPNLPQDGKKVIGYREAMSLPTQPKSIIVVGSGAIGVEFAHFYNSMGTDVTIVEFLPNVVPLEDKDVSKQFERSIKKAGIKVMTNSSVEAVDVSGKGVKATVKTKKGEEILEADIVLSAVGIKTNIENIGLEDVGIVTDRDKILVNDFYQTNLPGYYAIGDVVPGPALAHVASAEGITCVEKIAGLDTEAIDYGNIPGCTYATPEIASVGMTEEQAKEAGYELKIGKFPFSASGKAKAAGTPDGFVKVIFDAKYGEWLGCHMIGAGVTDMIAEAVLGRKLETTGHEVLKTIHPHPTMSEAVMEAVADAYDEVIHL from the coding sequence ATGAAATACGACATCATTATTATAGGAAGTGGACCTGGAGGTTATGTTACAGCAATTAGAGCTTCACAATTAGGCTTTAAAGTTGCAGTAGTTGAAAAAGAAAACTTAGGTGGAATCTGTTTAAATTGGGGTTGTATTCCTACAAAAGCATTGTTAAAATCTGCACAAGTCTATGATTATTTAAAGCATGTAGATGCCTACGGATTAAAAGCGGAAGCAATTGATAAAGATTTTGAAGCAGTTATCAAAAGAAGTCGTGGTGTTGCAGACGGAATGAGCAAAGGTGTTGCTTTTTTAATGAAGAAAAACAAAATCGATATTATTGATGGTTTTGGAAAGATAAAAACGGGTAAAAAAGTAGATGTTACTGCCGAAGACGGTAAAGTAACTGAATATAGTGCTGATCATATTATTATTGCAACTGGAGCGCGCTCTAGAGTATTACCAAACTTACCACAAGATGGTAAAAAAGTAATTGGTTATAGGGAAGCGATGAGCTTACCAACACAACCAAAATCTATTATTGTTGTAGGTTCTGGTGCCATTGGAGTTGAATTTGCTCATTTTTATAATTCAATGGGAACTGATGTAACTATTGTAGAGTTTTTACCAAATGTAGTTCCGTTAGAAGATAAAGATGTTTCTAAACAATTTGAACGTTCTATCAAGAAAGCAGGAATTAAAGTGATGACAAATTCTTCTGTAGAAGCTGTAGATGTTTCTGGCAAAGGCGTTAAAGCAACTGTAAAAACTAAAAAAGGAGAAGAAATTCTAGAAGCGGATATCGTTTTATCAGCAGTAGGAATTAAAACAAATATTGAAAACATCGGATTGGAAGATGTTGGAATTGTAACAGATAGAGATAAGATTTTGGTAAACGATTTTTACCAAACTAATTTACCTGGTTATTATGCTATTGGTGATGTGGTTCCTGGTCCGGCATTGGCACACGTTGCTTCGGCAGAAGGAATTACTTGTGTAGAAAAAATTGCAGGTTTAGATACCGAAGCAATTGATTACGGAAATATTCCTGGTTGTACCTATGCAACTCCAGAAATTGCTTCTGTTGGAATGACAGAAGAACAAGCAAAAGAAGCTGGTTACGAATTAAAAATCGGGAAATTTCCATTCTCTGCATCTGGAAAAGCAAAAGCAGCTGGAACTCCAGACGGATTTGTAAAAGTAATTTTTGATGCTAAATATGGCGAATGGTTAGGTTGCCATATGATTGGTGCTGGAGTTACAGACATGATTGCAGAAGCAGTTTTAGGAAGAAAATTAGAAACTACTGGACATGAAGTGTTAAAAACAATTCACCCACATCCAACAATGAGTGAAGCGGTTATGGAAGCTGTTGCAGATGCTTATGATGAAGTGATTCATTTATAA
- a CDS encoding ABC transporter permease, with product MNYELFIAKRIIAGKEYKNSISSPIIKIAITAIALGIIIMMISIATGSGMQHKIRDKISGFKGHIQITNYDDNNSEVSITPIDKNQDFYPKFKNIEGIKKVQVFANKAGLIRTATDFEGIVFKGVSTDYDWSFFTEYLVKGRLPNFNQQRVRDVLLSKTLVNRLHLNLHDTINVFFLKSTKNKLPSRYKFIIVGIYATGFNQFDKNMMIGDIREIQRLNKWDENQIGGFEVLIDNFDDIKQKGDEVYAAIGSTLNSNTIEDNYQFIFEWIELFDNNVWFIIGIMILVASINMITALLVLILERVQMVGILKALGSDNWSIRKIFLYNASYLILKGLFWGNLIGITLLILQQHFGFITLDPTTYYVSTVPIDINVFAIIALNIGTLILCFLMLIIPSYIITKINPSKSIQFA from the coding sequence TTGAATTACGAGTTATTTATTGCCAAACGTATTATTGCTGGTAAAGAGTATAAAAATAGCATTTCATCTCCAATAATAAAAATTGCAATCACGGCAATTGCATTGGGAATTATTATTATGATGATTTCTATTGCAACTGGAAGCGGAATGCAACATAAAATTAGAGATAAAATATCTGGTTTTAAAGGGCATATTCAAATCACAAATTATGATGACAATAATTCTGAGGTTTCAATCACTCCAATAGATAAAAATCAAGATTTTTATCCGAAGTTTAAAAATATTGAAGGCATTAAAAAGGTGCAAGTTTTTGCCAACAAAGCAGGATTGATAAGAACTGCAACCGATTTTGAAGGCATTGTTTTTAAAGGAGTTTCTACAGATTACGATTGGTCTTTTTTTACAGAATATTTGGTAAAAGGAAGGTTGCCAAACTTTAATCAACAAAGAGTTAGAGATGTTTTATTGTCTAAAACGTTGGTCAATAGATTACACTTAAATCTCCACGACACCATCAATGTATTTTTCTTAAAATCAACCAAAAATAAATTACCTAGCAGATACAAATTTATAATTGTCGGAATTTACGCTACTGGTTTTAATCAGTTTGATAAAAACATGATGATTGGCGATATTAGAGAAATTCAACGTTTAAATAAATGGGACGAAAATCAGATTGGCGGATTTGAAGTATTGATTGATAATTTTGACGATATCAAACAAAAAGGAGATGAAGTATATGCCGCAATTGGATCCACTTTAAACAGCAACACGATTGAAGACAATTATCAATTTATTTTTGAATGGATAGAATTGTTTGATAATAATGTGTGGTTTATCATCGGAATTATGATTTTAGTCGCCAGTATAAATATGATCACTGCTTTGTTGGTTTTAATCTTAGAACGTGTGCAAATGGTCGGAATTTTAAAAGCGTTGGGAAGTGATAATTGGAGCATCCGTAAAATCTTTTTGTACAACGCCAGTTATTTAATTTTAAAAGGATTGTTTTGGGGAAATTTAATTGGAATAACACTATTAATTTTACAACAGCATTTTGGTTTTATTACGCTAGACCCTACAACCTATTATGTTTCTACAGTTCCTATTGATATTAATGTTTTTGCAATTATTGCATTAAATATTGGTACATTAATTTTGTGTTTTTTAATGTTGATTATTCCTTCGTACATCATCACAAAAATAAATCCGTCAAAATCTATTCAATTTGCATAA
- the rlmF gene encoding 23S rRNA (adenine(1618)-N(6))-methyltransferase RlmF, with amino-acid sequence MKEKGLHPNNKFNKGYDFDDLIIKNPLLKEFVTKNKFDAITIDFSNPKAVKELNKALLFTYDKISVWEFPDENLCPPIPGRVDYIHHLNDLLKDEKDVTVLDIGTGATCIYPLLGNAVYGWNFVGTDIDLDSLDAAQDIIDDNKLDPQILLRQQFDENNILTGVIESEDAFTAAMCNPPFYKSAEEARGANRRKTRNLGTNAVRNFAGNNNELWYVGGEKAFLHNYLYQSSLYKKQVTWFTSLVSKKENVESLQKSAKKLGATTFKVIPMYQGNKVTRIVAWSYQN; translated from the coding sequence ATGAAAGAAAAAGGGCTTCATCCCAATAATAAATTTAATAAAGGATATGATTTTGATGATTTAATCATTAAAAACCCTTTGTTAAAAGAGTTTGTTACTAAAAATAAATTTGATGCAATTACGATTGATTTTTCAAATCCAAAAGCAGTTAAAGAACTGAACAAAGCATTATTATTTACTTATGATAAAATTTCTGTTTGGGAATTTCCAGACGAAAATTTATGTCCACCAATCCCAGGGAGAGTAGATTATATCCATCATTTAAATGATTTGTTAAAAGATGAAAAAGATGTAACTGTTTTAGATATCGGAACTGGAGCAACATGTATTTATCCGTTGTTAGGAAATGCAGTATACGGCTGGAATTTTGTAGGAACCGACATCGATTTAGATTCCTTAGATGCTGCACAAGATATTATTGATGATAATAAGTTAGACCCACAGATTTTATTACGTCAACAGTTTGATGAAAATAATATTTTAACAGGGGTTATAGAATCAGAAGATGCTTTTACAGCAGCAATGTGTAATCCGCCATTTTATAAATCTGCCGAAGAGGCGAGAGGAGCAAACAGAAGAAAAACTAGAAATTTAGGGACAAATGCAGTGCGTAATTTTGCAGGGAACAATAACGAATTGTGGTATGTTGGCGGAGAGAAAGCTTTTTTACACAATTATTTATATCAAAGTTCTCTGTATAAAAAACAAGTAACTTGGTTTACGAGTTTGGTTTCTAAAAAAGAAAATGTAGAAAGTTTACAGAAATCAGCAAAGAAATTAGGTGCAACAACTTTTAAAGTAATTCCGATGTATCAAGGAAATAAAGTGACAAGAATCGTTGCTTGGTCTTATCAAAATTAA
- the lipA gene encoding lipoyl synthase, whose amino-acid sequence MINESATLPEKVKKPKWLRVKLPVGKKYTELRSLVDKYKLNTICTSGSCPNMGECWGEGTATFMILGNICTRSCGFCGVKTGRPETVEWDEPEKVARSIKLMSIKHAVLTSVDRDDLKDGGSIIWAETVNAVRRANPGTTLETLIPDFQGNEKLIDRIINVAPEVVSHNVETVRRLTREVRIQAKYDRSLGVLKYLKEKGMRTKSGIMLGLGETEEEVIQTMKDLRNVGLDVITIGQYLQPSKKHLPVKEFITPDQFKKYETLGLEMGFMYVESGALVRSSYKAHKHAR is encoded by the coding sequence ATGATAAACGAATCAGCAACACTTCCAGAAAAAGTAAAAAAACCAAAATGGTTGCGTGTAAAATTACCTGTTGGTAAAAAATACACAGAACTTCGTAGTTTGGTTGACAAGTATAAATTAAACACCATTTGTACTAGTGGAAGTTGCCCAAACATGGGAGAATGTTGGGGAGAAGGAACTGCTACTTTTATGATTTTAGGAAATATTTGTACGCGTTCTTGTGGATTTTGTGGCGTAAAAACCGGAAGACCAGAAACCGTTGAATGGGACGAACCAGAAAAAGTGGCGCGCTCTATAAAATTGATGAGCATAAAACACGCCGTTTTAACATCGGTTGATAGAGACGATTTAAAAGATGGTGGTTCTATTATTTGGGCAGAAACTGTAAATGCAGTTCGCAGAGCAAATCCAGGTACAACTTTAGAAACATTGATTCCTGATTTTCAAGGAAACGAAAAATTAATAGATAGAATTATCAACGTTGCTCCAGAAGTAGTTTCTCATAATGTAGAAACCGTTCGTAGATTGACTAGAGAAGTTCGGATTCAGGCAAAATACGACAGAAGTTTAGGTGTTTTAAAATACTTAAAAGAAAAAGGAATGCGTACCAAATCTGGAATTATGTTAGGTTTGGGAGAAACCGAAGAAGAAGTCATTCAGACCATGAAAGATTTACGCAATGTTGGTTTAGATGTAATTACAATTGGGCAATATTTACAGCCAAGTAAAAAACATTTACCCGTAAAAGAATTCATCACTCCAGATCAATTTAAAAAATACGAAACACTAGGTTTAGAAATGGGCTTTATGTACGTAGAAAGTGGCGCATTAGTGCGTTCTTCATACAAAGCACACAAACACGCTCGTTAG
- the argS gene encoding arginine--tRNA ligase — translation MSIQNHIEAAVKKGFLTLYDAEIPSVEFQATRKEFEGDITVVVFPMLRYKKGNPVQIGNDLGNYIVENVQEVTRFNVVKGFLNLVIDDSLYLKSFDKIYTNSTFGFVKSSEKDAVLVEYSSPNTNKPLHLGHVRNNLLGYSVAEILKASGKKVYKTQIINDRGIHICKSMLAWQKYGNGETPTSTGLKGDKLVGNYYVKFDQEYKKEITNLIASGVSEEDAKKQAPLLLEAQEMLQKWEAGDEEIVALWKTMNAWVYAGFDITYKNLGVDFDSYYYESNTYILGKDNIEEGLKNGVFFKKEDGSVWIDLTEDGLDEKIVLRSDGTAVYMTQDIGTAVQRSKDYPDVNGMVYTVGNEQEYHFKVLFLILQKLGYSWADQLYHLSYGMVDLPSGKMKSREGTVVDADELMVEMTDTARSLSQELGKLEGYSEEEKESLYNTIGLGALKYYILKVDPRKRILFDPKESVDFQGNTGPFIQYTYARIQSILRKATFDFSKEITDLELHPKEKELIKIIENYPEIIQQAAANHSPAIIANYTYDLVKEFNSFYQNVSILGEENQDKKIIRVQLSKKVSDIIKSAFTLLGINVPERM, via the coding sequence ATGAGTATTCAAAACCATATAGAAGCTGCTGTAAAAAAAGGATTTTTAACTTTATATGATGCTGAAATTCCGTCTGTAGAATTTCAAGCAACGCGTAAAGAATTTGAAGGAGATATTACGGTGGTTGTTTTTCCGATGTTGCGATACAAGAAAGGAAATCCAGTTCAGATTGGAAATGATTTAGGGAATTACATTGTAGAAAACGTACAAGAAGTGACTCGTTTTAATGTGGTAAAAGGGTTTTTAAACTTAGTGATTGATGACTCCTTATACCTAAAATCATTTGATAAAATTTATACCAATTCAACTTTTGGATTTGTAAAATCATCAGAAAAAGATGCTGTTTTGGTAGAATATTCTTCTCCAAACACCAATAAACCATTGCATTTAGGACATGTTCGTAATAATTTACTAGGCTATTCTGTTGCTGAAATTTTAAAAGCATCCGGAAAAAAAGTCTATAAAACTCAGATTATTAACGATCGTGGAATCCATATTTGTAAGTCGATGTTGGCTTGGCAGAAATATGGAAACGGTGAAACTCCGACTTCAACAGGATTAAAAGGCGATAAATTGGTTGGAAATTATTATGTAAAATTCGACCAAGAATATAAAAAAGAAATTACCAATTTAATTGCTTCAGGAGTATCTGAAGAAGATGCAAAAAAACAAGCTCCGTTGTTGCTAGAAGCACAAGAAATGCTTCAAAAATGGGAAGCTGGAGATGAAGAAATTGTTGCACTATGGAAAACTATGAATGCTTGGGTCTATGCAGGGTTTGACATCACTTATAAAAATTTGGGCGTTGATTTTGATTCGTATTATTACGAAAGCAATACATATATATTAGGAAAAGACAATATTGAAGAAGGATTGAAAAATGGTGTTTTCTTCAAAAAAGAAGACGGTTCTGTTTGGATTGATTTAACCGAAGACGGATTGGACGAAAAAATCGTTTTACGTTCTGACGGAACAGCGGTTTATATGACGCAAGATATCGGAACTGCTGTGCAACGTTCTAAAGATTATCCAGATGTAAACGGAATGGTGTATACGGTTGGAAACGAGCAAGAATATCATTTTAAAGTATTGTTTTTAATCTTACAAAAATTAGGTTATTCTTGGGCTGATCAATTGTATCATTTGAGTTACGGAATGGTAGATTTACCTTCTGGAAAAATGAAATCTAGAGAAGGAACTGTTGTTGATGCTGATGAATTAATGGTAGAAATGACGGACACAGCAAGAAGTTTATCCCAAGAATTAGGAAAACTAGAAGGTTATTCAGAAGAAGAAAAAGAATCTTTATACAATACCATTGGATTAGGCGCATTAAAATATTACATTTTAAAAGTAGATCCTAGAAAACGTATTTTATTTGACCCAAAAGAATCGGTAGATTTTCAAGGTAATACTGGTCCTTTTATTCAATATACCTACGCGAGAATTCAGTCGATTTTAAGAAAAGCTACGTTTGATTTTTCTAAAGAAATAACTGATTTAGAATTGCATCCAAAGGAAAAAGAATTGATTAAAATTATTGAAAATTACCCTGAAATTATTCAGCAAGCAGCTGCAAATCATTCGCCTGCAATCATTGCAAATTATACGTATGATTTGGTAAAGGAATTCAATTCTTTCTATCAAAATGTATCTATTTTAGGAGAAGAAAATCAAGATAAAAAAATAATCAGAGTACAATTATCAAAAAAAGTAAGCGATATTATTAAATCAGCTTTTACGTTATTGGGAATTAATGTTCCTGAGAGAATGTAG
- a CDS encoding YkgJ family cysteine cluster protein: MNKRLEELPKLAEEAKKESKKYFLNLKKRTPKNLDYVMQELHDAEFKKTDCLSCGNCCKTTSPIFTEKDVERIAKHLKMKVANFESQYLERDDDDFMVLKSAPCTFFDENDNTCFIYDVRPKACSEYPHTNRKKFIQLTDLTLSNTEVCPAAYSIVEELKKRLPLVSKVKKRRS; this comes from the coding sequence ATGAATAAACGTTTAGAAGAACTGCCAAAATTAGCAGAAGAAGCAAAGAAAGAGAGTAAAAAATATTTTTTGAATCTTAAGAAAAGAACGCCTAAAAATTTAGATTATGTAATGCAAGAATTGCATGATGCTGAGTTTAAAAAAACAGATTGCTTGTCTTGTGGAAACTGTTGTAAAACAACGAGTCCTATTTTTACAGAGAAAGATGTGGAGCGGATTGCAAAGCATTTAAAAATGAAAGTTGCCAACTTTGAAAGTCAATATTTAGAACGGGACGATGATGATTTTATGGTATTAAAATCGGCTCCCTGTACTTTTTTTGATGAAAACGATAATACGTGTTTTATCTATGATGTACGCCCAAAAGCCTGTTCAGAATATCCGCATACAAACAGAAAAAAGTTTATTCAACTTACAGATTTAACACTAAGTAATACTGAAGTTTGTCCTGCTGCTTATTCTATTGTAGAAGAATTAAAGAAGCGATTGCCTTTGGTGTCAAAAGTGAAGAAGAGAAGAAGTTAA